GTCATCGGTGCCGGGATTCGCATCCAGGTAGATCTCGTCGACACTCCTGGCGCCGTTGTTCCCCGCAGCGGAAAAGTAGGAAACACCGCCGGCCACGGCGGATTCCAATGCTTGCGCAATGATGCCGTCCTGAAACATCGGTTCGGCAAACCAGAGCACATCGTCAACGATGATGTCGGCTCCGCACGCGGCCAGTTCAGTGATCCCCTGGGCGAAGTCCGCCTCACTGTTGAAGGCGGAATGGAACAGGATCTCGGCCCCCGGCGCCAGATCGTGCACGATCTCCGCCATCGCCGCCCCCTCGTCGTCGACGGCGCTGCAACTGGCTCCGGAATCGCAGTTGTCCAGGATCGTGACAGCGGCGGGAAGATCGCCGGTCGATTGCGGCAGAGAACCGGTCAACGTTCGTGAGCATCCCGTGCCGGTCACGCTCCCACCGACGCTCGCCGTGGCGTGGAAACTGTTGGTGAGGATCCCGACCTGAACCCCGGTGCCGTCCACCCCGAAATCCGCTCGAGCGTTGTCCGCATGGATGGAGGCATCCCCTTGGCTGGTGACCGAGCCCGTCCACGCCCGGGGGCGGTAATTGGGATGGATCGTCGCCACCTGCGGGATCGCCGCGATCTCGTCCAGCAGAGCCGGTTCGCACAACCCGACGATCCGGGCGTAGTCGTAGTGGACTCCCGTGACACGCATTCCGATCCGCCTGACCTCGGCAACGATGGCGGGCGTCAACTCTCGCAAACGCACGTCGATCTCCGGTAGATCGTTTCGAAAACCGACCAAGGGCGCGGAAGTACGAATCTCGGCAAGCGGAACACCGTCGCGCGTCAGGCTGCGGATCCTGAGGAGCGAGCTCGAGACCTTGGCCATCGCCGGGTCGCCTTCGAGGCGGTCCAGCTTGTGATTCACGCTGGCGGAGCGTGCCGACCCGGCAAGGATCACGGAGGCCACGACGAGAATCGGGACGATTTGCTTCATCTCATTACCCCCAAAGACCCCGCGCGTTGCCCCGAATATACGTCGATCATCCGATGGAACAACAGTTCTTTGTCGGTCTACTACTCTTCCCCATTGGCCATCCTTTCTCGTGCACGGTCCGCGTAGGCCAGGGTTTCGGCATGGAGCCATTGAACGTCGATCTTTTCCGGCAGTCGACCGCAGACTTGACGAGAGTCGAGGTCCTGATGGACCGCCTGCTGGTATTCGGCAAGCGTCCTGTAACGTTTTTCGTAAAACAGCTCGGCGATCAGCTGTTCCGCACCATCGGTCTCGAAGCAGTTTCCTTGCGACTGGTAACGACTGCTCCGGACCAGCAGTTGGGAGATGGCGTTGTCCACCAACACGTTTCGACTGACACGGATGTCGTCCGATTTCTCGATGGCGATGCCGTTTTCATAATTGGCGAAAGCCACGTTGTCGAGCGCCAGGCCGTTCGCGGATTCACTGCTCCAGCGAACGCCTTTGGCGTTCTCATAGAGTACGTTGTCGATCGCGTAACCATGGGCGGACTCGCCTAGGAAGTAGATACCACTGTTGTCGTTACGGAACGAAGTGTTGCCCGCGACCAAGGCTTCGGTGGAGCTGGAGACCCGAATTCCCTGCCAGGCGCCGTAGGATGTGTTGTTGATCGCGATGCAGTTGTTGGAACCTTTTTCAAAGTTGATGCCCGCGGTCGCCATGTGGCGGAAGGTAAAACCGCTCACGGTGATGTAACTCTTCCCATAGGCCACAATCCCGTAGCCGCGCCGGATCAACTCGATTTCATGGGTCGAGGGCGCTTTGCCGTCGCTGGTGTGGATGTAGACCACCTTCGCGTCACCGTCGTAGAAGTAACTCGACGGCTTCAGGTGTTCCGGGGTGTCCCGTAAGGTCGCGTAACGATGCTGCGATCCATCCATCTCGACGACGCCCCGGATCATCCTCTCGGTGTTCGGAAATCTGTAGAGCCCTGGGCTCGAATGCGGCTCGAAGTTCGTCTCGTCCACGGAGTCGGCGCCGGTAATCATCACGACACCGGGCGGATCGGACGTGTGTTCGCCGCTCGTATCGGCGAGAAAAGTGATCGGCTCTTCAGCGGTTCCGCTGTTGGGTACGGTGATCATTTCTCGATACAGGCCGGGACCGACGAAAGCGGTGTCTCCGGCCCGCATGGCGGTCTCGAGCATGGAAAGACTCCGCCACGCACTCTCGGGTGTCAAACCATCGTTGGCATCAACGCCTACTGTTTGGCGTACATAAAAGACACGGCGCTCTTGGGGCTGGCTCTCCGAGCCACCGGCCGCGGAAAAGACAACGGCCATGAAGATGCCCGCTGCGTACCCTACAAAGCGAGACCGGTTGCACTCGAAACTCATGCCGTCCAGCCTAGCGTTCCGGGAACCGGAACCCGTTCTTCTTTGCCTTCTCGCGGATCGCTTGCCGCACCACCGTGTCGAAAGCGCGCGAGTTGTCGATTCCCTTGGACTCGATCTGCCTGGCCACGAACTGCCTCCGCTCTTCGCCGAGCTTTACGATGCGCTGCCGCAGCGTGGCGCGTTCGAGCCGCATCTCGTCGATGTAGGCCTCACGCTCCCCGAAACTCATCGCCCGCAGTGCCTCCGGCAGTTCGCTTTCCTCGATCTCGTAGAGATCTGCCTCGCCGGCGTCCAGAGCTTCCACCAGATCCCATGGGGCGACGTACATGGAGCTGCTCTTGACTCGTGCTCGCCCGGCCACCGCTGCCGGACCTGCCGTCTCTGCGTTCCTGTCTTGCTGCGTCAAATTCTCCCGCCGTTTTCGGCCCTCGTCGCCCATCGGAAGGAACGTCTCATTGATCGCCGCGCTCAGCTTCGCCAACTCGTTGTCGAACGGCGTGGTCGGCACCGCGGCACCGATACGCGGATTGATGGCAGCAAACCCGCCTTGCGCCATCTCCGCAAAGTCCTTCCAGCTTTGCGCGTCCTCATGTTCGGTAACGCCGCAATAGATCAAGTGGATCGAAACGCCTTCCCGGCGCGCCAGATCGCTCACGTCGCCGAGGTCCACCTGTTCATCCTGGTCGGCGGGCTCGTTGCCGGCAACAAAAATGAGCTTCAGGGCGGCCTCCGACGGCGTCCAGTGGAGCCCCCCGTCCAGAGCCGTTTGCAGCACGCGCCCCAGATACTCAACAGCGCCGTCGCTGGTCAGCTCGAACAGCCGCTCGGAAACGAGGTCGAGGTCTTCCGTGAAGTCGGTCTCCACGCTCACCCAACCCGTCTCGGCGCCACCCTTCGAATTGCCATAGGTCAACAGGGCCACCCGCAGCGACGGCGTCGGCTCCATCAGCGAGAGGTCGTAGACGATCTCCCATAACTTCAGACGCGCAACGTTGATTAGCCCCTTCATGGAGTTGCTGGTATCCAGCGCGATCACCACGTCGATCGTTTCCTCCGGCTCTTCAGCCACGGCCACCGCAGACACTAACAAGACGAACAAAACCAACACTGACTTCGCCGTTCTACTTTGCATGTCTCACTTCATCTCCTTGAATAGGATCCCGTCACCGCGAAAGAAAACCTCCCGGCGCCTCGAAGGACACCGGGAGGTTGGTTGAGCGTTATTCTGAAAATACCTCCCGGCGCCCCGAAAGACACCGGGAGGTTGGTGATTAGCGGCCCTCCCTCGAGGTCGTAACCGGCGCCGGAGCGGGCCCCGACTCGAAGATCTCACCCGTCAGCTCGAGCTCATCGTTGGGACCGAAGAGGTCTCCGATGTTGAGCGGGACCGAGCACGACGTGTGGATCATGATCGGATCTTCGCAAGTCGACGTGTCCGTACAGGTCGCGTCCGAGCAGATCTCGATCTCGATCTTCGGCTGCAGCTTCTTGTCCCTGGAGAACGAGAAGTAGTCACCCGAGTTCGTGTTCGGGAACGTCCAGACCTGACCCAGGTGGTGTGTGACGATGATGCAGGCCTCATCGAA
This portion of the Acidobacteriota bacterium genome encodes:
- a CDS encoding right-handed parallel beta-helix repeat-containing protein, producing MLETAMRAGDTAFVGPGLYREMITVPNSGTAEEPITFLADTSGEHTSDPPGVVMITGADSVDETNFEPHSSPGLYRFPNTERMIRGVVEMDGSQHRYATLRDTPEHLKPSSYFYDGDAKVVYIHTSDGKAPSTHEIELIRRGYGIVAYGKSYITVSGFTFRHMATAGINFEKGSNNCIAINNTSYGAWQGIRVSSSTEALVAGNTSFRNDNSGIYFLGESAHGYAIDNVLYENAKGVRWSSESANGLALDNVAFANYENGIAIEKSDDIRVSRNVLVDNAISQLLVRSSRYQSQGNCFETDGAEQLIAELFYEKRYRTLAEYQQAVHQDLDSRQVCGRLPEKIDVQWLHAETLAYADRARERMANGEE
- a CDS encoding VWA domain-containing protein, whose translation is MVLFVLLVSAVAVAEEPEETIDVVIALDTSNSMKGLINVARLKLWEIVYDLSLMEPTPSLRVALLTYGNSKGGAETGWVSVETDFTEDLDLVSERLFELTSDGAVEYLGRVLQTALDGGLHWTPSEAALKLIFVAGNEPADQDEQVDLGDVSDLARREGVSIHLIYCGVTEHEDAQSWKDFAEMAQGGFAAINPRIGAAVPTTPFDNELAKLSAAINETFLPMGDEGRKRRENLTQQDRNAETAGPAAVAGRARVKSSSMYVAPWDLVEALDAGEADLYEIEESELPEALRAMSFGEREAYIDEMRLERATLRQRIVKLGEERRQFVARQIESKGIDNSRAFDTVVRQAIREKAKKNGFRFPER